GAGAAAATGAGGAAGGGGAGGCGCCCGAGAGTCGGGCCCGCATGAGTCTACGGGCAGATCCGCGCTGGCACGAGGGCCGTCGGGCAATCCCTCACACCTCCCCAACCACGAGCCGCCGACACTTCTGCGTAGAGCGCGCGTCGATGCGCGCCGAATCGGGTTGCAGGATTCCGGAGGATGAAATGCGCGGACGTGCGGTGGCGCTGGCCAGTCTTCTTCTCGCTGCGCCGCTTGGCGCGCAGCACACGGTCGCCAAGGCGGCCGGCGCACCGGAGGGCGACGCGCACGCCGCCCCGGCGTGTGCGTCGGTGTCGCTTCTCACGGCACGCGGCGCCATCTATCCGGCGAGTGCGGCACCCGCGGTGGCCAGCTATGTCGACCGCACGGTGCAGCGCACGCGACCGGCGCGGGTGCACATCGGTTGCCGCTCATTCGTGGCGCCCTTCGTGGAGATCGATCCGCAGGGCGAAACGCTCGTCATCGGCACCGCGAGCAACCTGCAGGACAACGTGACGGTCGCGGGGAGCGTCCGGATTGGCGACCGCGTGAGTATTGCGCATGGCGCCACGATCCTCGGCCCGGCCACGATTGGCGCCCCCGACGGTCTGCCGGCCTTCGTCGGCTTCAACTCCGTCATCGACGGCGCCGTCGTGGAGCCAGACGCGATGGTCACGCATCTCGTGAAGGTCTCTCCGGGCATCGTGATTCATGCCGGCACCAAGGTGCTCCCCGGCAAATGGATCCGGACGCAGGCCGAGGCCGATAACGAAGCCCTCGGGAAGGTGGTCAAGGTGAGTGATGCCGACCGCGCCTTCATGCACGGCGTGCTGCACGTCAACAACGCGCTGGCGGCGGGGTACGCGGCGCTGGCGCGTGAGGCGCCCACGGCGGTGCTGGGGGCAGGGCGCGACCCCGGGCACTCCGATTTCAATCATGACGCGGATCAGCCGTCGTTTGCGGGGCAGGCGCGCGCGCACCCCACGATGAATGTGCGCGTGATCGGCGGCGTGACGATTGCCGACGGTTGGCGCACGCTCGACCGCGCCATGGGGCACAGCGTGTCGCTGCGGGCGGATGAAGGGGAACACTTCCGCTTCGGACGCGACAATCATTTCGCCGATCATGTCACCTTCCACGCCCTCGAGCACAGCAACATCGAGGTGGGGAACCACGTGATGATCGGCTTTCACGCGGTCGTGCACGGCGGGGCCGATGACCTCTCCGAGGCGAAAGATCTGACCACGATCGAGGATCGCACGATCGTCGGTGCCAGCGCCGTGGTGTTCCGCTCCAAGGTCGGCGCGGGGGTGCAGATCGGCGAGTTCGCCTACGTGGATGGCTGCCATCTCGCGCCGGGGACGGTGGTGCCGGCGCGCACCGTGATGGTGAAGGACAAGATCCTTGGCGTGGTGGAGTGGTAGACACCGACTGGAAAACTCCGTCACGCCGCACGCCGCGCGCGTTCGCCGTGACGAAAGCGCACGACGATGTGATGAACGTGTGTAACAACGGCCGTGACGCGCGAAACCGCGCAGAAATCGGTTCGTCACCACACTGGAGTGACCATCATCACACAGTTTGGTTGACCACCCGATTGCCACGCGGAGCCTCACCATGTCCCACTCGACTCGCTGGATCGCGTCTGCGCTGATTGCTCCCCTGCTGCTCACGGCGTGCTCGGACAGCACGACCGCGCCCGCTACGGCCGCGGCGCCGGCGCGCGCCTTCAGCTACGCCGGCGACGGCTCGCACGTCACGGCCGGCAGCACGTTGGCGGATACGCTCACGGTGTTTGTCGTCGGTGCCGACGGTGGGCCCATCGCCAATGCGACCGTCACCTGGTCGGCGGACGACGCCGGCACGCTCGTCACGAGCAGCGCCCGCACCGATGCCCGTGGCTTCGCCTCGGCGATCTTCGCGGCCGGCACGCGCGTGGGCACCGCGCACATTACGGGGACGATCGCCGGTCTGGATCCGGCAACCTTCGATGTCATCATCGACCCGGCGACCCCGTCGCGACTCCAGGCGATGGCCGAGCTCAGCGATACCCTCACGTTCGGACAGGCGTACACGGGTGGCGGGGTCAAGGTCACCGACGACTTCGGCAATGCCATTGCCAACTTTGCCTTCACGACGTCGCTGCTCGATGCCTCGGGCACCGTGCTGGTCACCGGCGTGTCCACCAGCGATGAGCGCGGGATCGCCGCGGTCCCGTTCGTCGTCGCCCCCGGCGAGGCCGGGAGTTACCGCCTGCAGTACGCCAGCGATGCGTTGTCCATGAACTTCGGCATCACGGTGTTGGCGCCGGTCGACTCGTCGTCCACCGCGTCGCTCCGCCGCGTCCGCCCGTAGTGCACGAAACAGCGGGGGCGATGGTCGCTGCACGCGACCATCGCCCCCGCTTCTTTTGCCGCCATCGAGCCGCGGCGGTGGAGTTCAGTCCTTCGGGTCCAGCATCTTCCGGATCAGGTCGCGCGCATCCTCGAGATGCGCCTTCGACATGCGGTCGCTGGTCTTGCCGATCGCGGTCGCGAGATCGGCATCCAGCGCGCGCATCTCACTCTTGAGAATCGCGCGCACTTCGACGGCCGTCACCGGTGCCGCGCCACCGCGACCGCCACCCTGCTGCGGCAGGGCCGCCGCCGGTGAGGCGGGCGGATTGATCTTCGACGCCATCGCTTCGAGATACGTGCGCTGCAGGCGACGACGGAACGCATCGATCGGCGCCCCGGTCTCCGTTTCTTTCCAGAGCCCCTTGCGCAGGTCGGCGAGCAGGTCGGCGACCGGATAGACCTCGCTCTTGTTCTGCGCGAGCGCCTCCATCTCCACCATGCGCTGCAGGCGGTCGTTGCTCACCACGGCCGCGAGCGACCGGGCCTGTGCCCCGCCGATGCGGGCGAGGGAGCCGTTCGGCTCGAGCTTGCGCAGGATGCTTTCGTCCACCAGCCAGGTCGGCGTGGTCCACGCATTGTCCTGGAGGAACTGGAGCGCCGCCTTCTGGCGGGCCGGCTCCACCGGGCGGAAGACGGGGCCCTTCTGGCCCACCGCCTTCTCCTGCTTGTACTCCCCGCCGATGATGCGCGCCACGTGGCCCATCTCGGTGGCCCACTGCCCCACCAGACGGCCATAGAGCTCTTCGAGATCGTCGTACGTATCGCCTTCCTTCCAGGCCGTGGCGCTTTCGAGGAAGCCCATCACGCGCTTGAGGTTCTTCACGCCCAGCGTCGTGGCCTTTACGGCGTCGGCGTCACCCACGGCTTCGCTCTGCTCCCCCGGATCGGCGCCACCAGCACCGGCGTCGCTCGCAAAGCGATACCACGGGATCGTGTCCTGCATCTTGGCCCACTTGTCGAGCGTGGCCTTCTCGGCTTCCGGCGTCTTCGCATTCGGAATGGGCGAGTAGCCCCACATCACGGCGTACTTGTCGTACGGGCCGACCTTCGGGATGAGATCGTCGAGGTCGATGTTGTCTTCCGGCTGCGCCACGTAGTTGTAGCGCGCGTAGTCCATCAGCGTGGGCGTGTGGCCCATCTTCTTGACCCACGTGCGCGAGCGCACGGAGTCCACCGGGTACATCGAGCTCGCCTTGAAGTTGTGCGGGAAGCCGAGCGTGTGACCGACTTCGTGCGCCGTCACGTATTCGAGCAGGCGACCGGTGAGGGAGTCGGGGAAGGGGAGCTTCTGCGCGCGCTTGTCGAGCGGCCCGACCTGCGTGAAGTACCACGAGCGCGTCAGGTTCATGACGTTGAGGTACGTCTGCACGTCGGCGTCGATGATCTCACCCGTGCGCGGATCCTTGAGGCTCGGCCCCACTGCGTTCTCGGTGGCGCTCGGGAGCCAGCGCACCATGCTCACCGTGGCGTCTTCACCGGAGAAGTCGGGATCGTTGGCCGGCGCTTCGGCGGCCACGATGCCCTTGGAGAAGCCGGCTGCTTCGAACGCCGGCTGCCAGGCTTCAATGCCCTTCTTGATCCACGGCTTGAGCCACGCCGGCGTGGCCGGATCGAGGTAGTAGGTGATCGGCTTCTTGGGGACGCACAGATTGCCGACCTTCTTGTCGCTGCACTCGAGGCGCCAGCGCGAAATGAAGCGGCGCGTTTCGACCCGCTGCGTATTGCCGGAGAAATCGCGCTGCGTGGTGGGGAAGTACCCCACGCGCTCGTCGTACAGACGCGGCTGCATCGGCACGTCGGGAAGCTTGGCGATCGAGAAGGTGTACTTCTCGGTCGTGGGTGCCGTGCTGGCGGCCGCCGCGCCGGGGAAGCCACCCCCGCCACCCGGTGCACCGCCCTGCGGCGTGAAGCTCTGCACGGCGGTCACGTTCACGTTGCGCGAGTAGGCGGCAAAGCGCTCGATGTAGCTGCGCGTCGCATCGACCTGCGCGCGGCGACCGAGCGCCGTGTACTCCGGCACGCCGCCGGTGAACATGCGGGTGACTTCGATGACCGCGGCGCTGTCGGCGCTGTAGGCCTCGATGTTGAACGCGGCGAGGATCTTGGTGACGCCGATCAGCTCGGCCGCCAGCTGCTGCGACTTGGCCGTGTCGGCGATGATGTCGCGATAGTCGGCCTCGCGCACGAAGATGCGGTTGTCGCGCCGTTCGAAGCGCACGAGGTTGTTGCCGCCCTGCGTGCCGCGAATGCCGATTTCATCGGGCGTACCGGCCAGCGTGGTGACCACCACGTAGTCCTTGCCGAGCTCGCTCTTGGGGATCTCGAAGTAGAGCCGCGAGCCAACCTGGTGGACCTTGAACACGCCGTTCTTGGTCACCGCGCGCGGCGTGATGACCTGCGCGTACGGGCGAGGCTGGGGATCCTGGTTGGCATTGGCGCCGCCCTGGCCGTCGCCGAACCCGCCACCGGCGGGAGGCTGGGCGGCTCCACCGCCGGGGCCGCCGCGGCCCGGCGCGGGGGTGGGGGCGGGGGCCTGTTGCACGGGGGCCGGCGCAGGAGCCGGCGCGGGCTTGGGTTTGGTGCAGGCACCGGCGGCCACGCCGGTGGCCGCGAGAGACAGAACGATGCGTCGCATGAGGGGCGAAGGAGGAGGGAAGGGCTCGGAAGGAGCGCGCTGGAGTTTACGGGGGGGAGGAAGCGGGCGCTGAGTCTGGACCCCTGGTTCAGATGTCCGAGTCGGACGCCGGTCTACGGACAACTATGAACGATGGGAATCGGGATTTCTGTCGGAAGTCGGGGTCGGAGTGCCGTCGGTTGGGGCTTGCTGCGCTGCCGATGGCGAGTGGCTCGGCCCTGCGGGCCTTGCTGAGAGGGCTCGGCCCTGCGGGCCTTGCGGAGATGTGCGTTCGAATGATGACACAGGCGTACGCGGAAGTGCCTATCGTGGCGCATGCCGCACAATCCTGCCAAACTCGAAGTCATCGCCCGCGCTGACGCGGTGGTTGTGGAGGTGCACCAGCTCGCGGAGCGCTGCAAGCGCACGTTGAGCGACCTATCTCCCGGCATCCGGAATCAGCTGCTCCGGGCGGCGACCTCCATCAGTCTCAATCTCAGCGAGGCATGTGGGTACCACGCGCCGACAAAATCCGCTGCGCTGCTCGACGTCGCCATTGGCTCCTGCAATGAAGTCGAGCGGCTGCTGATCCTTCTGCAAAAGCTGAAGGCCTTCGATCAATCAATCGATGGCCTTGCGCAGGACGTCGCCCGCGTGCGTCGCATGACCTACGGCCTGCGTAAGCACATCCTCAATTCTCACGTCCCTGGGACCGGAGCGCAGCACCCCCCCCGCCGACGGCACTCCGACCCCCACCTCCGACCAATATCCCGACTCCCACCGTCCATAGTTGTCCGGTGTCCGACGTCCGCGTCGAGAGCCGGAAGTCCGATCACCGCACCAGCGCCGCCACCCAGTCGGCCACCGCTCCCAGCACCTCCCGCCGCACCTTCACATCCTTGAGCTTCGGGTACTCGCTCGGCACCCCCGACGGGTCCGGCACGAACAGGTGATTCGTCGCCGGGAACACCTTCGAGGTGACCCGGCGATTCCCCGCGGCACGCAGCACGGCCACCACGGTGTCGGCCTGCTCCGGCGTCACCTGCATGTCCGTGCCGCCCTGCAGGACGAGCACCGGCTGCGTGACCTGGCGCAGTGTGGCCTTGGGGTCCGTGTCCACGAAGTACTGCATCCACGGCTCCACGCGCATGGAGTCGATCATCTTGTCGGTGCGCGTGCGGATGTAGGTGGAGAGGTCGTCGCCGCGCGCCATGGCATTCGCGAGGCCGGAGTCGGCGGTGCTCTTGGCGGCGGCGAGCGCCTTGAACTGGTTGCCGATCTGGTATTGCAGCACGCGGCGTCCGTCGTAGGCGGGGCCGGCGAGCATCACGAGGCCGCGCACGGCGGGCTCACGCACGGCGACGAGCGGGCCGATCAGCCCGCCCTCGCTGTGGCCGCTCACGATGATGCGCGTCGCATCGATATCGGGACGCGTGCGCAGATACGCGATGACACTTTGCGCGTCATCGGCGAAATCGGCGCTCGTCGCCTTGGCGCGTGAATCGGCGCCGCCGCTTTCGCCCACGCCGCGATCGTCGTAGCGCAGCACGGCGATGCCACGCCGCCCCAGGGTATCGGCGATCTCGCGGAAGATCGCGTAGCCGGGCAGCACACTGCCGAGGCGCTCGTCACGCTCCTGCGGACCGCTGCCGCTGATCGTGATCATGACCGGCGCCTTGGCGACGCCCTTGGGTTTGGTCAGCGTGCCGGCGAGAGTGTAGCCGCGGGTCGTCGGAATCACGACGTGCTCCGCCGTGTACGGCGCGTCGGCTGGGGCGCTGTAGTCAATCTTCACCGGCGCCGGTGGCTTCACCGCGCCCGTCGCCCGCACGACGCGGAGGTTCTGGGCGGGGATGCGGATCTCCTGCGGCTGGCCGTCCACCCACTGGGTACGGATGGGAAGACCGGCCACGGTGAACACACTCGAGTCGCCGGTGAACTGCACGCTGGCCTCGAGCGTCTGGCCGCCGGACGTCATGAACACCGGGAGTGTCGTCAATCCCTGTGACCGCGCGTATTGCGCCATGAGTGCGGCGTGCAAGACCGACTGCCCCATGAGCGGCACGGCGTTGGCCTTGCTGGCGGCCATCTGGGTGCGCGTCTGGCCATTGGCGGTGATATCCACGGCCATGCTGTCGCCGCGCAGATGAAAGACGAACTGCTGCGCGGGCGCGGCGCTCTCGGCGGCCCCAGGTGCGAACACGCGGAGCGTCAGCTGCATGGGCTGCCGCTGCTGCTCCCACTCCACGCGCGGCTGACCGCGGAAGCCGAGCGTTCCGCGAACGACCCCCTGGCCGGGCGTGACGGTTTCGACGCCGACCGTGTCGGCATTCTGCAGATACACGAAGGTCACCGGCGCCTGCTGCGCGCCGGCGCGGCGAGCCCAGAAATTCACTACAAAGCCCAGCACGAGTCCGAAGAGCGTGGCGGCAATGAGCGCGGGCGTGGGGCGCTTGCCGCGAAACATCAGATGGATCATGGGTCCTCCGTCTCCTCGGAGACGGGTTCAGGATTTCCGGCGGCCTGCTGCTTCGGCGCGCGCCCCGCTTCGCGGAGCGCGTGCCGCAACAGGTATTCGATCTGGCCGTTCAAGCTGCGCAGGTCGTCGTTCGCCCAGCGCTGGACGGCGTCCAGCACTTCGCGATCGATACGTACCAGGAACGACTTGCGATCAGCCACGAAACGCGTCCGTCAGGTGTAGAGCGTGCCGGCGTTCACGATCGGCTGCGCCGACCGCTCGGAGCAGAGCACCACAAGCAGGTTGCTGACCATCGCCGCCTTCCGCTCGGGGTCGAGCTCCACGATGTCGCGCTCCTTGAGCGACGCCAGCGCCTGCTCCACCATCCCCACCGCGCCTTCCACGATCGTGGCGCGCGCCGCGACAATGGCGCTCGCCTGCTGGCGCTGCAGCATCGCCGCCGCGATCTCGGGCGCGTAGGCCAGATGGCTGATGCGCGCTTCGATCACTTCGACGCCGGCCTTGGCCAGGCGCTCGTGCAGCGCCTGCATGAGCCCCGCGTTCACCTCGGTCTGGTGCGTGGAGAGTGCGATTTCGCCGTTGCCATGGGCATCGTACGGATGCGCCGAGGCGAGGGCGCGCATCGCCGATTCGCTCTGCACGGCGACGTACTGCACGTAGTCGTTCACTTCGAAGAGCGCTTCGGCGGTGTCGATGACCTTCCACACGACGATCGCCCCGATCTCGACCGGGTTCGAACGCGCGTCGTTCACCTTGAGCTTGTTCGTTTCGAAGTTGCGGACGCGCAGCGAGATGTTCTTGCGCGTCATGAACGGGTTGACCCACCAGAGCCCCGGCGTGCGCACGGTGCCGGCGTAGTTGCCGAAGAGCGTGAGCGCCTGCGCCTCGTTCGGGGCGACCGTGAAGACACCCTTGAACCCCAGCGAGACGATCGTGACCAGGACCGCGCCGGCGATGGAGAACGCCGGGGCTTCCTGCGCGGCGCCGGTGAGGATGAGGAACACGCCGCCCAGGATGGCGGCGATGAGCAGGACAACCATGAGGAGGCCCGGGACGGCCTTCGCCTCGGTTTCGCGGAGCATTGAGCGGGTTCCAGTTGAGGTGGTATTGAAGTGATATCACTTCGTTAGCACCCTACGCCAGCCCCGCGGGGGGAGTTTCAACCCACGACCCATGACCTAGAACTCGAAACCCACAACCGATCCGTTCTGGGTTTCGGGTTCTAGGTCGTGGGTTGTGTGTTCCAAAAGGCGGAACTTCTCAGTCAACGACTCTGACACCTTGATCGCCGCGTTCAACGACTCTGACCCGTTGATCAGTCCGCAGCCAACCCAGAACCCACCACCAAAAACCCGAAACCCCAAACCGATCAGTTCCGGGTTCCGGGCTTTCGGTCATGGGTTCCGGGTGGTCCCGCCTTGCGGCCGCCCCCCGTCTCTCCCAATTGTGAGAGATCCATGCTGCTGCCCTAACCCCCGCGAAGGAGCTGCTGCTCGTGTCGTCCCCCCGTCTTTTCCGGATCGCGCAGGCTACGGCGCTGGCCTCCGGGTTCCTGATGCCGACTCTGGCCACGGCTCAGGCCGCCAAGCCGGCCGCCCGGCCGGCCGCGACCGCGCCCAAGGCCGCGGCCCCCGGCCCGCTCGCCGCGCCGTTCGATACCAGCGCCCTCTCCTCCATTCGCTGGCGCGAAATCGGCCCCTACCGCGGCGGTCGCTCGGTCGCCGTGGCCGGCAGTGTGGCGCGCCCCAAGGAGTACTGGATGGGCACCGTGGGCGGTGGCGTCTTCAAGAGCACCGACGGCGGCGATAACTGGACGCCGATGAGCGACCGCTACTTCGGCGGCACCATCGGCGCGATCGGCGTCGCGCCGAGCAATCCCGACATCGTGTACGTGGGCGGCGGCGAGTTTGCCATTCGTGGCAACGTCTCGCACGGCGACGGCATGTGGAAGACGACCGACGGCGGCAAGACGTGGGCGAACATCGGCCTCAACGACTCGCGCCAGATCTCCAAGGTGCGCGTCCATCCTACGAACCCCGACCTCGTGTACGTCGCGGCGTTCGGGCACGTGTGGGGGCCGAACAACGAGCGCGGGATCTACCGCTCGAAGGACGGCGGCAAGAACTGGCAGAAGATTCTCTTCCGCGATGACTCGACGGGGGCGGCCGATCTGGTGATGGATCCGACGAACCCGAATGTGCTGTACGCCGGCTTCTGGCAGGCGCACCGCAAGCCCTGGATGCTCGTCTCCGGCGGCAAGGGCTCGGGGATGTTCAAGAGCACCGACGGCGGCGACACGTGGACGGACATCACCAAGAACGCCGGTCTGCCGAAGGGCCTCTGGGGCAACATCGGCATCACCGTAAGCGCGGCGAACCCGCGCCGGGTGTACGCCCTCATCGAAGCCGATGAAGGCGGCGTGTTCCGCAGTGATGACGCCGGTGCGACGTGGGCGCGCGTGAACGACGAGCGCAAGCTGCGCCAGCGCGCCTGGTACTACTCCAAGATCTACGCCGATCCGAAGAATCCGGACCTGGTGTACGCGAGCAACGTGAACTTCCAGGTCTCGCGCGATGGCGGCAAGACGTGGAGCAATCTCAATCCGCCGCATGGCGACTCGCACGATTTGTGGATCGCGCCCGACAACGGCGACCGCATGATCGAAGCCGACGACGGCGGCGCCAGTGTGTCGACCGATGCCGGCAAGACGTGGACGCAGCAGGACTTCGCCACCGCGCAGTTCTACCATGTGTCCACCACGAATCACTTCCCGTACAAGATCTGCGGCGCGCAGCAGGACAACAGCACGCTGTGCGGCCCGTCGCGCGCGCCGGGCGGCATCACGTACGAGATGTGGCAGGAAGCGGGTGGTGGTGAGTCGGGCTTCGTGACGGCGCTCCCCGATCGCCCCGACATCGTCTTCGCCGGCAGCTACGGTGGCCTGCTCACGCGTAAGGACATGCGCACCGGGCTCACGCGCGACGTGAACCCGTGGCCGCTCAACCCGATGGGCCACGATGCGAAGGACGCGAAGTATCGCATGCAGTGGACCTTCCCCATCACGGTGAGCCCGCACGATCCGAAGACCATCTACGTCGGCTCGAGCGTGATCTTCAAGACCACCAACGAAGGTGACAGCTACACCGCCATCTCCCCCGATCTCACGCGCAACGATCCGCGCACGCTCGGCGCATCGGGTGGCCCGATCACCAAGGACCAGACGGGCGTGGAGACGTACGGCACGGTCTTCGCCATCGCCGAAAGCCCGATCGCCAAGGGCACGATCTGGGCCGGGACCGACGATGGCCTCGTGCATGTCACGCGCAATGGTGGGCTCACCTGGACGAACGTGACGCCGCCCATCCTCAAGGAACGGGAGTGGGCGCGCATCTCCATCATCGAAGCGTCGCACTTCAACGCCGGCACGGCGTATGTGGCGGCGAACCGCTTCCAGATGGATGATCAGCAGCCCTACCTCTTCAAGACCACCGACTTCGGCAAGACGTGGACGCGCATCGATCAGAGCGGCGCGGCGCATGGCATTCCGGCCTCTGAGTTCACGCGCGCCATCCGGGAAGACGAGGTGCGTCCGGGGCTGCTCTTTGCCGGCACCGAGCGCGGCATCTTCGTGTCGCTCGACGACGGCGCCACGTGGACATCGCTGCGCAAGAACCTGCCGATCGTGCCGGTGCACGATCTCGCCATCAAGGACGGCGATCTCATCGCCGCCACGCACGGCCGGTCGTTCTACATCATCGATGACATCAGTGTGCTGCGGCAGATCGCCGCGCCGGTGATCAGCGCAAAGGCGCATCTCTTTGCGCCGCGGCCGGCGTATCGCATCAACTGGGGCGGTGGCTTCCAGATCGGGGCGCCGACGAGCCCGGTCGGGCAGAATCCGCCGAACGGCGCGATCGTATACTACTGGCTCAAGGACGGCGCGAAGCGCGTCACGGTGGAGTTCCGCGATTCCACCGGCCGCACGGTGCGCTCGTTCTCGAGCGACACCGCGGGCAGTGCGGCCGGCGCCCCGGCGGGCGGCCGTCGCGCGGTCGCGGCCGATGCGCCGCCGAGCGCGAAGGTCGGCCTCAACACCTTCTCGTGGAACCTGCGCGAAGCCGATGCCACGACGTTCCCCGGCATGATCATGTGGGCTGGCGTCACGACGGGTCCGCTCGTGCTCCCCGGCAACTACACCGTGCGGCTCATCGTGGACGGCCAGCCGGCGGCGGAGCAGAAGCTGCTGGTCAAGAAGGACCCGCGCAGCGAAGCAACGGCCGCGGATCTCGTGACGCAGTACAAGCTGCTCATGGCGATTCGCGATCGCACCACCGACGCCAATGACGCGGTGCGCACGGTGCGCAACGTCCGCGGGCAGGCGATGGCCGGCAAGGGCAAGATGGCCGAGGACGAAGCGACGTACGCCAAGCTGGTGGACTCGCTCAACACGGCGATCAGCAAGCAGGAAGCCGAGATCTATCAGGTGAAGAACCAGTCCAGCCAGGATCCGCTCAACTTCCCGATCAAGGTCAACAACCAGATCGCGGCGCTGGCGGGTGTCGTGGGTGGCACCGAAGCGCGCCCCACGAAGCAGTCGCAGGTCGTCTTCGAGCAGCTCACGAAGGAGCTCGAGGGCTACCTCGTGGAACTGCGCAAGGCCTACAAGGAGCTGCTCCCGGCCATCGATGAGCTGCGCAAGAAGCACAACCTGCCGGCCATCGAAGTGAAG
The Gemmatimonadaceae bacterium DNA segment above includes these coding regions:
- a CDS encoding Ig-like domain-containing protein, which gives rise to MSHSTRWIASALIAPLLLTACSDSTTAPATAAAPARAFSYAGDGSHVTAGSTLADTLTVFVVGADGGPIANATVTWSADDAGTLVTSSARTDARGFASAIFAAGTRVGTAHITGTIAGLDPATFDVIIDPATPSRLQAMAELSDTLTFGQAYTGGGVKVTDDFGNAIANFAFTTSLLDASGTVLVTGVSTSDERGIAAVPFVVAPGEAGSYRLQYASDALSMNFGITVLAPVDSSSTASLRRVRP
- a CDS encoding zinc-dependent metalloprotease: MRRIVLSLAATGVAAGACTKPKPAPAPAPAPVQQAPAPTPAPGRGGPGGGAAQPPAGGGFGDGQGGANANQDPQPRPYAQVITPRAVTKNGVFKVHQVGSRLYFEIPKSELGKDYVVVTTLAGTPDEIGIRGTQGGNNLVRFERRDNRIFVREADYRDIIADTAKSQQLAAELIGVTKILAAFNIEAYSADSAAVIEVTRMFTGGVPEYTALGRRAQVDATRSYIERFAAYSRNVNVTAVQSFTPQGGAPGGGGGFPGAAAASTAPTTEKYTFSIAKLPDVPMQPRLYDERVGYFPTTQRDFSGNTQRVETRRFISRWRLECSDKKVGNLCVPKKPITYYLDPATPAWLKPWIKKGIEAWQPAFEAAGFSKGIVAAEAPANDPDFSGEDATVSMVRWLPSATENAVGPSLKDPRTGEIIDADVQTYLNVMNLTRSWYFTQVGPLDKRAQKLPFPDSLTGRLLEYVTAHEVGHTLGFPHNFKASSMYPVDSVRSRTWVKKMGHTPTLMDYARYNYVAQPEDNIDLDDLIPKVGPYDKYAVMWGYSPIPNAKTPEAEKATLDKWAKMQDTIPWYRFASDAGAGGADPGEQSEAVGDADAVKATTLGVKNLKRVMGFLESATAWKEGDTYDDLEELYGRLVGQWATEMGHVARIIGGEYKQEKAVGQKGPVFRPVEPARQKAALQFLQDNAWTTPTWLVDESILRKLEPNGSLARIGGAQARSLAAVVSNDRLQRMVEMEALAQNKSEVYPVADLLADLRKGLWKETETGAPIDAFRRRLQRTYLEAMASKINPPASPAAALPQQGGGRGGAAPVTAVEVRAILKSEMRALDADLATAIGKTSDRMSKAHLEDARDLIRKMLDPKD
- a CDS encoding four helix bundle protein; the protein is MPHNPAKLEVIARADAVVVEVHQLAERCKRTLSDLSPGIRNQLLRAATSISLNLSEACGYHAPTKSAALLDVAIGSCNEVERLLILLQKLKAFDQSIDGLAQDVARVRRMTYGLRKHILNSHVPGTGAQHPPRRRHSDPHLRPISRLPPSIVVRCPTSASRAGSPITAPAPPPSRPPLPAPPAAPSHP
- a CDS encoding lysophospholipase, with the protein product MIHLMFRGKRPTPALIAATLFGLVLGFVVNFWARRAGAQQAPVTFVYLQNADTVGVETVTPGQGVVRGTLGFRGQPRVEWEQQRQPMQLTLRVFAPGAAESAAPAQQFVFHLRGDSMAVDITANGQTRTQMAASKANAVPLMGQSVLHAALMAQYARSQGLTTLPVFMTSGGQTLEASVQFTGDSSVFTVAGLPIRTQWVDGQPQEIRIPAQNLRVVRATGAVKPPAPVKIDYSAPADAPYTAEHVVIPTTRGYTLAGTLTKPKGVAKAPVMITISGSGPQERDERLGSVLPGYAIFREIADTLGRRGIAVLRYDDRGVGESGGADSRAKATSADFADDAQSVIAYLRTRPDIDATRIIVSGHSEGGLIGPLVAVREPAVRGLVMLAGPAYDGRRVLQYQIGNQFKALAAAKSTADSGLANAMARGDDLSTYIRTRTDKMIDSMRVEPWMQYFVDTDPKATLRQVTQPVLVLQGGTDMQVTPEQADTVVAVLRAAGNRRVTSKVFPATNHLFVPDPSGVPSEYPKLKDVKVRREVLGAVADWVAALVR
- a CDS encoding Arc family DNA-binding protein, whose product is MADRKSFLVRIDREVLDAVQRWANDDLRSLNGQIEYLLRHALREAGRAPKQQAAGNPEPVSEETEDP
- a CDS encoding SPFH domain-containing protein produces the protein MLRETEAKAVPGLLMVVLLIAAILGGVFLILTGAAQEAPAFSIAGAVLVTIVSLGFKGVFTVAPNEAQALTLFGNYAGTVRTPGLWWVNPFMTRKNISLRVRNFETNKLKVNDARSNPVEIGAIVVWKVIDTAEALFEVNDYVQYVAVQSESAMRALASAHPYDAHGNGEIALSTHQTEVNAGLMQALHERLAKAGVEVIEARISHLAYAPEIAAAMLQRQQASAIVAARATIVEGAVGMVEQALASLKERDIVELDPERKAAMVSNLLVVLCSERSAQPIVNAGTLYT
- a CDS encoding glycosyl hydrolase; amino-acid sequence: MPTLATAQAAKPAARPAATAPKAAAPGPLAAPFDTSALSSIRWREIGPYRGGRSVAVAGSVARPKEYWMGTVGGGVFKSTDGGDNWTPMSDRYFGGTIGAIGVAPSNPDIVYVGGGEFAIRGNVSHGDGMWKTTDGGKTWANIGLNDSRQISKVRVHPTNPDLVYVAAFGHVWGPNNERGIYRSKDGGKNWQKILFRDDSTGAADLVMDPTNPNVLYAGFWQAHRKPWMLVSGGKGSGMFKSTDGGDTWTDITKNAGLPKGLWGNIGITVSAANPRRVYALIEADEGGVFRSDDAGATWARVNDERKLRQRAWYYSKIYADPKNPDLVYASNVNFQVSRDGGKTWSNLNPPHGDSHDLWIAPDNGDRMIEADDGGASVSTDAGKTWTQQDFATAQFYHVSTTNHFPYKICGAQQDNSTLCGPSRAPGGITYEMWQEAGGGESGFVTALPDRPDIVFAGSYGGLLTRKDMRTGLTRDVNPWPLNPMGHDAKDAKYRMQWTFPITVSPHDPKTIYVGSSVIFKTTNEGDSYTAISPDLTRNDPRTLGASGGPITKDQTGVETYGTVFAIAESPIAKGTIWAGTDDGLVHVTRNGGLTWTNVTPPILKEREWARISIIEASHFNAGTAYVAANRFQMDDQQPYLFKTTDFGKTWTRIDQSGAAHGIPASEFTRAIREDEVRPGLLFAGTERGIFVSLDDGATWTSLRKNLPIVPVHDLAIKDGDLIAATHGRSFYIIDDISVLRQIAAPVISAKAHLFAPRPAYRINWGGGFQIGAPTSPVGQNPPNGAIVYYWLKDGAKRVTVEFRDSTGRTVRSFSSDTAGSAAGAPAGGRRAVAADAPPSAKVGLNTFSWNLREADATTFPGMIMWAGVTTGPLVLPGNYTVRLIVDGQPAAEQKLLVKKDPRSEATAADLVTQYKLLMAIRDRTTDANDAVRTVRNVRGQAMAGKGKMAEDEATYAKLVDSLNTAISKQEAEIYQVKNQSSQDPLNFPIKVNNQIAALAGVVGGTEARPTKQSQVVFEQLTKELEGYLVELRKAYKELLPAIDELRKKHNLPAIEVKPNTVITP